One Spirochaetota bacterium genomic region harbors:
- a CDS encoding alpha-amylase/4-alpha-glucanotransferase domain-containing protein, whose product MTKCRFIFCLHNHQPVGNFDHVFEWGFRDCYDKTLRVLKEYPEFRFAVHHSGPLLEWIEERHPEYMETLSGMRDRGQVEIIGGGFYEPIFSIISEDDIRGQITMMQKYCEKRFGAKPKGFWTAERVWDPEIPRLVSDLGVDYTILDDNHFRYAGIEEDELYGYYITERLDRQLKVFPIDRFLRYSIPFRLPAETVDYFKSVADRRGECAFLYGDDGEKFGMWPGTFKWVFEEKWLINFVEAVLREDWIDMTLPSEYVRENAPLGRVYLTQGSYYELSEWALPSPVASRLIDLHKEIKGWDREKDFYPFLKGGVWNNFLNKYPESNALNKRTLLLSGEIRALEREKRIVLDDAKRDLYKSECNCAYWHGLFGGIYLSSLRHALHHNVLAAEERYIKALGRKGVEVIDRDIWNEGRNQVLLRGNDMAALIAPAHGGAIAELGVYSRRFDILAVIPRRHEAYHETLRHFNEDEEQSGDVKSIHDMVVVREKGLKDRLVYDACRRYSFKDLFLRVLPSAEDLMSGRADMVECGGLPYSYTVEKKARDIQVPLQREVCFDGRSIVIRKRYSFSAALTGVKAGYSVAGAAGTLFGVELNINLLAAHDEDRFYEIPGLARGESFLDTAGLTEGVDSFALVDRYSDIRVSVGSSRVFRLVRYPIYTVSQSDRGFEKNYQGSSLLLVYAMNDDPENFELTLSAEGVPKL is encoded by the coding sequence ATGACAAAATGCAGGTTTATTTTCTGCCTCCACAACCATCAGCCGGTCGGAAATTTCGACCATGTCTTCGAATGGGGGTTCCGGGATTGCTATGATAAGACGCTTCGGGTGCTGAAGGAATATCCTGAGTTCAGATTCGCCGTACATCACTCCGGCCCGCTCCTGGAATGGATAGAGGAGCGACATCCCGAGTACATGGAGACACTCTCCGGGATGCGCGATCGGGGCCAGGTGGAGATAATCGGCGGCGGTTTCTACGAGCCGATTTTTTCAATAATTTCCGAGGACGACATCCGCGGGCAGATCACGATGATGCAGAAGTACTGCGAGAAGCGTTTCGGCGCCAAGCCTAAAGGTTTCTGGACTGCGGAGCGCGTATGGGATCCGGAGATACCGCGACTTGTGTCGGACCTGGGGGTCGATTACACCATCCTCGACGACAATCACTTTCGCTACGCGGGGATCGAAGAGGACGAGCTGTACGGCTATTACATCACCGAACGGCTCGACCGGCAGCTCAAGGTATTTCCGATCGACCGTTTCCTCCGGTACTCCATTCCGTTCAGGCTTCCGGCCGAGACCGTCGATTACTTCAAATCGGTGGCCGACCGTCGCGGTGAATGCGCCTTCCTGTACGGCGACGACGGCGAAAAATTCGGCATGTGGCCGGGCACATTCAAGTGGGTGTTCGAGGAGAAGTGGCTGATAAATTTCGTTGAAGCGGTGCTCCGGGAGGACTGGATAGATATGACCCTTCCTTCCGAATACGTTCGGGAGAACGCTCCCCTCGGACGGGTGTATCTCACCCAGGGCAGTTATTACGAGCTGTCCGAATGGGCGCTCCCTTCGCCGGTCGCGTCCCGGCTGATCGACCTGCACAAGGAGATAAAGGGCTGGGACCGGGAGAAGGATTTTTACCCATTCCTGAAGGGAGGGGTATGGAATAATTTTCTGAATAAGTATCCCGAATCCAACGCGCTCAACAAGCGTACCCTTCTCCTGAGCGGCGAGATACGGGCGCTGGAGCGCGAAAAACGAATTGTGCTCGATGATGCGAAAAGGGATCTTTATAAAAGCGAGTGTAACTGCGCCTACTGGCACGGCCTTTTCGGGGGCATATATCTTTCAAGCCTGCGTCATGCGCTTCATCACAATGTCCTCGCGGCCGAAGAGCGGTATATCAAAGCGCTCGGGCGCAAGGGCGTCGAAGTGATCGACAGAGACATATGGAACGAAGGGCGGAACCAGGTGCTGTTGCGCGGAAATGATATGGCGGCGCTCATCGCTCCCGCCCACGGCGGCGCCATCGCTGAATTGGGCGTGTATTCCAGACGCTTCGATATCCTGGCGGTTATACCGCGCCGCCATGAAGCGTACCACGAAACCCTGAGACACTTTAACGAAGACGAGGAACAGAGCGGCGACGTAAAGTCGATCCACGACATGGTCGTGGTCAGGGAAAAGGGGCTTAAAGACCGACTGGTGTACGACGCATGCAGGCGGTATTCGTTTAAAGACCTTTTTCTGCGCGTGCTCCCGTCCGCGGAAGACCTCATGTCCGGGCGGGCGGATATGGTTGAGTGCGGAGGCCTGCCGTACTCGTACACCGTCGAGAAAAAGGCCAGGGATATCCAGGTGCCGCTGCAGCGCGAGGTTTGTTTTGACGGGCGGTCGATCGTCATCCGCAAGCGTTACTCGTTCAGCGCGGCGCTCACGGGCGTAAAAGCGGGATATTCCGTGGCCGGCGCCGCCGGAACGCTTTTCGGGGTCGAGCTGAACATAAACCTGCTCGCGGCGCATGATGAAGACCGTTTTTATGAAATACCCGGACTGGCAAGGGGGGAATCCTTTCTCGACACGGCGGGCCTGACGGAGGGCGTCGATTCGTTCGCGCTCGTAGACCGCTATTCAGATATCAGGGTCTCGGTCGGATCATCGCGCGTTTTTAGGCTGGTGCGGTATCCGATATATACGGTATCGCAGTCCGACCGCGGATTCGAGAAGAACTATCAGGGCTCGTCGCTGCTGCTTGTATACGCGATGAACGACGATCCGGAAAACTTCGAGTTGACATTATCCGCGGAAGGCGTGCCGAAACTTTAA
- the glgC gene encoding glucose-1-phosphate adenylyltransferase, protein MDNEYLKRTLVFLLSGGQGERLYPLTKDRSKPAVPFGGIYRIIDFSLSNCLNSDLTRIIVLTQYKSLSLDRHIKTAWNLFPRELGSFIDVVPPQQRIDNNWYRGTADAIFQNIYIIEMERPEYVLILSGDHVYKMDYRKMIRYHVERDADMTIAAIETPVAEAARFGVLEVDAASRVTGFSEKPEKPKSIPGRDDSSFVSMGIYVFKTEKLVQYLSENHRLEGDNDFGKDIIPRIYGSERVVAYDYVKYEDDRAYWRDIGTLNSFFDANMDLIAISPQLNMYDRTWTIRSNLEQYPPAKLLFDADDRRGMAVDSIISHGAIISGSRVYRSVVSPGVKVNSYAEILDSIIMNGVKIGRHARIRRAIVDKYVEIPANESIGYDLERDAARFTVTSDGIVVIPKRFIF, encoded by the coding sequence ATGGATAATGAATATCTCAAGCGCACGCTCGTTTTTCTGCTCTCCGGAGGTCAGGGGGAACGCCTCTACCCGCTGACGAAGGACCGCTCCAAGCCGGCGGTACCTTTCGGAGGCATTTACCGCATTATCGATTTCTCCCTCTCCAACTGCCTGAACTCCGATTTGACGAGGATCATCGTTCTCACGCAGTATAAATCGCTCTCGCTCGACCGTCATATCAAAACTGCCTGGAACCTCTTCCCCCGCGAGCTCGGCAGCTTCATCGACGTGGTGCCGCCGCAGCAGCGCATCGACAATAACTGGTACAGGGGCACCGCCGACGCGATTTTTCAGAACATCTACATCATAGAGATGGAGCGTCCCGAATACGTCCTGATACTTTCTGGGGACCATGTTTATAAAATGGATTATCGTAAAATGATACGCTACCACGTCGAGAGGGACGCGGACATGACGATCGCGGCGATCGAGACGCCGGTGGCGGAGGCCGCGCGCTTCGGCGTTCTCGAGGTCGATGCGGCGAGCCGCGTCACCGGCTTCAGCGAGAAGCCTGAAAAACCGAAGTCCATCCCCGGCAGGGACGATTCGTCCTTCGTTTCGATGGGGATCTACGTTTTCAAGACCGAAAAGCTGGTGCAGTACCTCTCGGAAAACCATCGCCTTGAGGGCGATAACGATTTCGGCAAGGACATCATTCCGCGCATCTACGGCAGCGAGCGGGTGGTCGCCTACGATTATGTGAAGTATGAGGACGATCGCGCATACTGGAGAGATATAGGGACCCTTAATTCGTTTTTCGACGCCAACATGGACCTCATCGCCATAAGCCCGCAGCTCAACATGTACGACCGTACATGGACGATCCGCTCGAACCTGGAGCAGTATCCTCCGGCGAAGCTGCTGTTCGACGCCGACGACCGCCGGGGGATGGCGGTGGATTCGATTATATCCCACGGGGCGATCATCAGCGGCTCCCGCGTTTACCGATCGGTGGTATCCCCCGGAGTGAAGGTGAACAGTTACGCCGAGATACTGGACTCTATCATCATGAACGGAGTTAAAATAGGAAGACATGCCAGGATCAGGCGGGCGATCGTCGACAAGTATGTCGAGATACCGGCTAACGAATCGATAGGCTACGACCTCGAGCGCGATGCCGCGCGTTTCACCGTAACGAGCGACGGAATAGTGGTCATCCCCAAGCGTTTTATTTTCTGA
- a CDS encoding response regulator, translated as MRKILVVEDEQHQRELYTMELQDEGYEVDQAANGREAVDKVKANKYDLVVLDIRMPEMDGIEALGKILSRDKKIPIIIYTAYSNYKSNFMTWTADAYITKSSNLDELKGKIQEILTSKSK; from the coding sequence ATGAGAAAAATACTGGTCGTTGAAGACGAACAACATCAGCGGGAACTCTACACGATGGAGCTTCAGGACGAAGGATACGAGGTTGACCAAGCGGCCAACGGGAGAGAGGCTGTCGACAAGGTGAAGGCCAATAAGTACGACCTCGTGGTGCTGGACATCCGCATGCCGGAGATGGACGGTATCGAGGCGCTCGGGAAAATCCTGTCGCGCGATAAAAAGATACCCATCATCATCTACACGGCGTATTCGAATTACAAGAGCAACTTCATGACGTGGACCGCCGACGCCTATATCACGAAGTCGTCGAATCTTGACGAGCTGAAGGGCAAGATCCAGGAGATACTTACCAGTAAATCGAAATAA
- the alaS gene encoding alanine--tRNA ligase, whose amino-acid sequence MLRVKDLRESFTNFFREREHRIIPSSSLVPKDDPTLLFTTAGMVQFKSMFAGTVRLDYTRAATVQKCFRTSDLERVGKTKRHCTFFEMLGNFSFGDYFKKEAIEYAWEYSTKVVGFPVEDVWISIFESDDEAFDIWHRHIGVHERKIVRLGREDNFWGPAGDSGACGPCSELYLDRGPAFGCGSADCRPGCDCERFLEFWNLVFNQFYQDKTGKQTPLPRPGIDTGMGLERLATLVQNVDSIYGTDELRGMVDFVCREATVQYEGDIVAPVNVLVEHARALTFAISDGAYPSNEGRGYVLRRILRRALRFARQIGITGPFLYKMIDPLVEKMGPYYPEIVSGAPNVKNVLEGEEKRFLETLENGMDRLEEAIKAAKSDGGNTLSGKDAFMLYDTFGFPLEMTVEMAGENGIVVDTGEFDREMEKQRERGKQSWKSGEAGSEKILEALSADAGPSGFLGYDENVTSSEILALAGVCGAVKKLDTGERGFLVARESTFYGESGGQTGDRGAITGYNGAVFRVDDTKKLNGTIIHLGEVIQGAFAVGDRVTMEIDLLRRNLTRANHTATHLLQAALRKVLGAHVHQTGSLVEPERMRFDFTHFRALDAAEIAEIERIVNDVIWAWRPVETSVRPLDEAVKMGAMAVFDEKYEDVVRVVSVKGFSMELCGGTHADNTGKLGVFKILREASPGAGMRRIEAVTLRGVLERFGTQSEILSSIAAELNATEQDIPRKVHDALERARSLEKQLEKMKTESLASNFDDILTGAVVVKDTSVVQYQLKGPDIDELRRTADLVRSKLQNSVVCLGSEHEGRAILLCAATSAAVATGVDCGAIIKKASPLVGGGGGGRKDMAQAGGKSPDGLPRALKEAVETAKKMIGG is encoded by the coding sequence ATGCTCAGGGTTAAAGATCTGCGTGAATCCTTCACGAATTTTTTCAGGGAGCGTGAGCACAGGATAATTCCGTCGAGTTCCCTCGTTCCGAAGGACGATCCGACGCTGCTTTTCACGACGGCCGGCATGGTGCAGTTCAAATCCATGTTCGCCGGCACGGTCAGGCTCGATTACACCAGGGCGGCGACCGTTCAGAAGTGCTTCCGAACCAGCGATCTGGAGCGGGTGGGCAAGACCAAGCGCCATTGTACTTTTTTCGAGATGCTCGGGAATTTCTCGTTCGGCGATTATTTCAAGAAGGAGGCCATCGAATACGCGTGGGAGTACTCCACAAAGGTGGTCGGATTTCCCGTGGAGGACGTCTGGATATCGATCTTCGAGAGCGATGACGAGGCATTCGATATATGGCATCGCCACATCGGCGTGCATGAACGCAAGATCGTGCGCCTGGGGCGTGAGGACAACTTCTGGGGGCCGGCGGGCGATTCGGGAGCGTGCGGGCCCTGTTCCGAACTGTATCTCGACAGGGGGCCGGCGTTCGGGTGCGGTTCCGCCGACTGCAGGCCTGGCTGCGACTGCGAGCGTTTCCTGGAATTCTGGAACCTCGTTTTCAATCAGTTTTACCAGGATAAAACCGGCAAGCAGACGCCGCTGCCCCGCCCCGGTATCGACACCGGCATGGGTCTTGAGCGCCTTGCCACCCTGGTACAGAACGTCGATTCCATATACGGGACCGACGAGCTGCGCGGAATGGTGGATTTCGTGTGCCGCGAGGCGACGGTGCAATACGAGGGCGATATCGTCGCCCCCGTGAACGTGCTGGTTGAGCACGCCAGGGCGCTCACTTTCGCCATCTCCGACGGAGCGTATCCCTCCAATGAGGGACGCGGCTACGTGCTTCGAAGAATCCTGCGCCGGGCCCTTCGTTTCGCCCGGCAGATCGGCATAACCGGGCCCTTTCTGTATAAAATGATCGACCCCCTGGTTGAAAAGATGGGCCCGTATTATCCTGAAATTGTTTCGGGTGCGCCCAACGTCAAAAACGTGCTCGAGGGCGAGGAGAAGCGCTTTCTCGAAACCCTGGAAAACGGGATGGATCGCCTTGAGGAGGCGATTAAAGCGGCGAAGAGCGATGGCGGGAATACTCTTTCGGGCAAGGATGCCTTTATGCTGTACGATACGTTCGGCTTTCCGCTCGAGATGACGGTTGAGATGGCCGGAGAAAACGGAATCGTCGTAGACACCGGGGAGTTCGACCGCGAGATGGAGAAACAGCGCGAGCGCGGCAAGCAAAGCTGGAAGAGCGGCGAGGCCGGCAGCGAGAAGATACTGGAGGCGCTCTCGGCCGATGCCGGCCCCAGCGGTTTCCTGGGATACGACGAGAATGTAACGAGTTCGGAGATTCTCGCTCTTGCCGGTGTATGCGGCGCGGTTAAAAAGCTCGACACCGGCGAGAGGGGATTCCTTGTGGCGAGGGAAAGCACCTTTTACGGCGAATCGGGAGGCCAGACCGGGGACCGTGGGGCGATCACCGGCTATAACGGGGCGGTCTTCAGGGTGGACGACACCAAAAAACTGAACGGTACGATCATCCATCTCGGCGAAGTGATACAGGGCGCGTTCGCCGTCGGGGACAGGGTGACCATGGAAATCGACCTCCTGCGCCGCAACCTGACCCGGGCGAACCACACGGCCACGCACCTGCTGCAGGCGGCGCTCCGAAAAGTGCTCGGTGCCCACGTGCACCAGACCGGTTCGCTCGTGGAGCCCGAGCGCATGCGCTTCGACTTCACCCACTTCAGGGCCCTCGACGCTGCGGAAATCGCCGAGATCGAGCGCATCGTCAACGATGTGATCTGGGCATGGCGGCCGGTCGAAACGTCGGTTCGTCCGCTCGACGAGGCGGTGAAGATGGGGGCCATGGCGGTCTTCGACGAGAAGTATGAGGATGTGGTGCGCGTTGTGAGCGTGAAGGGCTTCAGTATGGAGCTGTGCGGCGGCACGCACGCGGACAATACCGGAAAGCTCGGCGTCTTCAAGATATTGCGCGAGGCCTCGCCCGGAGCGGGGATGCGGCGCATCGAGGCCGTCACGCTTCGTGGGGTCCTCGAGAGATTCGGAACTCAGTCGGAGATACTCTCCTCAATCGCGGCGGAGCTCAACGCGACCGAGCAGGATATCCCCAGAAAGGTCCACGACGCGCTGGAGCGCGCGCGCTCGCTCGAAAAGCAACTTGAGAAGATGAAGACCGAAAGCCTTGCGTCGAACTTCGATGATATACTGACGGGGGCTGTTGTTGTGAAAGATACCTCCGTGGTGCAGTATCAGTTAAAAGGACCGGACATCGACGAATTGCGAAGGACCGCCGACCTGGTACGCTCAAAATTACAAAATTCCGTCGTTTGCCTCGGCTCGGAGCACGAAGGCAGGGCGATACTTTTATGCGCCGCCACCTCCGCGGCTGTTGCAACGGGAGTCGACTGCGGCGCCATCATTAAAAAGGCGTCGCCGCTGGTCGGCGGAGGCGGTGGCGGAAGAAAAGATATGGCCCAGGCGGGCGGGAAATCGCCAGATGGATTGCCAAGGGCGCTCAAGGAGGCCGTCGAGACCGCAAAGAAAATGATCGGAGGTTGA
- a CDS encoding regulatory protein RecX, whose amino-acid sequence MRNRQWNVGRLMIEITGIQFRENHALVALSTGESLLLPHEGVKIYALATGKVIDHDEYGRLKEESDRFSCYRRALYYLSLRSRSVFELERYLNGKGFSKDGVREAVARLLERGYLDDYAYAMDHVRRKRGRRAVGKNRLLSELFRKGVPGDIAKRAIAEYGAELVDQDELYRLAAEKFERLKGGKDSVRKLVFFLRQRGFESDEIRRVVGRLSGEDTMPA is encoded by the coding sequence ATGCGTAATCGGCAATGGAATGTCGGCCGGCTTATGATCGAAATAACGGGAATACAGTTCAGGGAGAACCACGCCCTCGTTGCGCTGTCCACGGGGGAATCGCTCTTGCTTCCGCACGAGGGAGTGAAAATATATGCGCTCGCCACGGGAAAAGTAATTGACCATGACGAATACGGGCGGCTAAAGGAAGAGTCGGATCGTTTCTCCTGCTATCGCAGGGCTCTTTACTATCTTTCACTGCGAAGCAGGTCGGTGTTCGAACTCGAACGCTATCTTAACGGGAAGGGCTTCTCGAAGGACGGCGTAAGGGAGGCGGTCGCCAGGCTCCTGGAGCGCGGCTATCTGGATGATTACGCCTACGCCATGGACCATGTCCGCAGGAAGCGGGGGCGCAGGGCGGTAGGGAAAAACAGGCTTCTCTCCGAGCTGTTTCGAAAGGGAGTGCCCGGCGATATCGCAAAAAGGGCGATCGCCGAGTACGGCGCCGAACTGGTCGATCAGGATGAACTGTACCGACTAGCCGCGGAGAAGTTCGAGCGCCTGAAGGGGGGAAAAGACAGCGTGCGCAAACTGGTTTTTTTTCTCAGGCAGAGGGGATTCGAGAGTGACGAAATACGGAGAGTCGTCGGGCGGCTCTCCGGTGAAGATACCATGCCGGCGTAA
- the rpsI gene encoding 30S ribosomal protein S9, with translation MAEQYYATGRRKASVARVYLKPGSGRIHINDQDIARYFRRKTLELIVRQPLELLSQVTAFDVFARVDGGGWSGQAGAVRLGIARCLNIVDERNKKQLREAGFLTRDSRAVERKKYGRKKARKRFQFSKR, from the coding sequence ATGGCGGAGCAGTATTACGCGACCGGAAGAAGAAAGGCGTCGGTAGCGCGGGTATATTTGAAGCCCGGTTCCGGCAGAATCCATATCAACGATCAGGACATAGCCAGGTATTTCCGCAGAAAAACGCTCGAGCTCATCGTCCGTCAGCCGCTTGAGCTTTTAAGCCAGGTGACAGCGTTCGACGTATTCGCGCGCGTTGACGGCGGCGGATGGTCGGGACAGGCTGGGGCTGTTCGGCTGGGTATCGCGCGCTGTCTCAACATTGTCGACGAGCGAAACAAGAAGCAGCTTCGCGAAGCCGGTTTTCTCACGCGCGATTCGCGCGCGGTCGAGCGAAAAAAATACGGCCGGAAAAAGGCGCGCAAGCGTTTCCAGTTCTCGAAACGTTAA
- the rplM gene encoding 50S ribosomal protein L13 yields the protein MIIRQKTYSMKASEIDKKWYIVDAEGKVLGRLATEIASILRGKKKPGFTPHLDMGDNVIVINAEKVLLTGRKSEEKEYFSHSKYPGGERFTNIRKIMREKPEFVIETAVKGMLPKSRLGKKIGGNLKVYAGAEHPHQAQMPEVLAVG from the coding sequence ATGATCATACGACAGAAGACGTATTCCATGAAGGCCTCGGAGATCGACAAGAAGTGGTACATCGTCGATGCCGAGGGCAAGGTACTTGGAAGGCTCGCCACCGAGATCGCGTCGATACTCAGGGGCAAAAAGAAACCGGGCTTCACCCCGCATCTGGACATGGGCGATAACGTGATCGTTATCAACGCCGAGAAGGTGCTGCTTACCGGACGCAAGTCCGAGGAAAAGGAGTATTTCTCGCACAGCAAATATCCCGGTGGCGAAAGGTTCACCAACATCAGGAAGATCATGAGGGAAAAGCCCGAGTTCGTTATCGAAACGGCCGTTAAGGGTATGCTTCCCAAGAGCAGGCTGGGCAAAAAGATCGGGGGCAACCTCAAGGTGTACGCCGGAGCGGAGCATCCGCACCAGGCCCAGATGCCGGAAGTGTTGGCCGTAGGCTAA